A window of the Nitrosopumilus ureiphilus genome harbors these coding sequences:
- a CDS encoding FAD-binding oxidoreductase: MVTEMKAKVVYRELLKEDLVIIRLVPENGMPQYKTGQFLTIGLPIPSEKKVVRRAYSIASHPENRDYFEFVIRWVRKPLPGRVTTELFYLSVGDEVSLGDPTGAALQISDNLPNGQKDNRRIICVGGGTGLAPFIAFAKHFHDTNDKREVVILHGASYVDELSYKRLLTDLELESEKRGRDQWNFRYGAAISRPKEYFNRSWNGHVGRVESFFKSDKKTGLSPVEEMVGEEITPENTIIYICGYQGTIDGVLEYLGPKGFVTEHEKKPDGSFAIKYESYG; the protein is encoded by the coding sequence ATGGTAACTGAGATGAAAGCAAAGGTAGTCTATAGAGAGTTACTAAAAGAAGATCTTGTAATTATTCGATTGGTGCCAGAAAACGGCATGCCTCAATACAAGACAGGGCAATTTTTAACAATAGGTCTTCCTATTCCATCAGAAAAAAAAGTGGTTAGAAGAGCATACTCAATTGCATCTCATCCAGAAAATAGAGATTATTTTGAATTTGTTATTAGATGGGTTAGAAAACCACTTCCAGGTAGAGTAACTACTGAATTATTTTATCTAAGCGTTGGTGACGAAGTATCTCTTGGAGATCCAACAGGAGCTGCATTGCAGATTAGTGACAATTTACCTAACGGTCAGAAAGATAATAGAAGAATAATTTGCGTAGGAGGAGGCACAGGATTGGCACCATTTATTGCATTTGCAAAACATTTCCACGATACTAACGATAAACGTGAAGTGGTAATACTTCATGGTGCAAGCTATGTTGATGAATTAAGCTACAAACGTCTCTTAACTGATTTAGAATTAGAAAGTGAAAAAAGAGGAAGGGATCAATGGAATTTTAGATACGGAGCAGCTATTAGCAGACCAAAAGAATATTTCAATAGATCATGGAACGGTCATGTGGGAAGAGTTGAGTCATTTTTCAAATCGGATAAAAAAACAGGATTGTCACCAGTTGAAGAGATGGTAGGTGAAGAAATTACTCCAGAAAATACAATTATCTACATTTGTGGTTATCAAGGAACTATAGATGGTGTGCTTGAATATTTAGGGCCAAAGGGATTCGTAACTGAACATGAAAAAAAGCCGGATGGCAGTTTTGCTATAAAATACGAATCTTACGGATAG
- a CDS encoding response regulator: MVIDDDQNIVNVFCEILNIVGVDVVATGNDGNDAAIMYKMFHPDISFIDLNMPRYDGFYAIEEIRDMDLNTKIIAMTGYSEYVKSNIFDSLNISIINKPFDIRSIKQIIVDSFLIESDLSKTSLFKIRYKFKEDNENYLCKVTYEQYRNLKKIPMIEECEIVDNFQKNIDSYQNKMQKALDLASKDDFSYIKMISEIVPQLQ; encoded by the coding sequence ATGGTTATAGATGATGATCAAAATATTGTTAATGTATTTTGTGAGATACTAAATATTGTTGGTGTAGATGTTGTTGCCACAGGTAATGACGGTAATGATGCTGCAATTATGTACAAAATGTTTCATCCAGACATATCTTTTATAGATTTGAATATGCCACGTTATGATGGATTTTATGCAATTGAAGAAATCAGAGATATGGATCTAAACACAAAGATAATTGCAATGACAGGATATTCTGAATATGTTAAATCTAATATTTTTGATTCATTAAACATATCTATCATCAACAAGCCATTTGATATTCGTTCAATAAAGCAGATCATAGTGGATAGTTTTTTGATTGAGAGTGATTTGAGTAAAACTTCATTATTTAAAATTCGATATAAATTCAAGGAAGATAATGAGAACTATTTATGCAAAGTTACATATGAGCAATACCGGAATCTAAAAAAAATACCAATGATTGAGGAATGTGAGATAGTCGATAATTTTCAAAAAAATATCGATTCATATCAAAATAAAATGCAAAAAGCACTTGACTTGGCGTCTAAAGATGACTTTAGTTACATTAAAATGATATCTGAAATAGTACCACAACTCCAATAA
- a CDS encoding YciI family protein — MTEFIVLYNAPKSAQDKCKDMSPDEMSKMMEAWMKWAENCGEHLVDMGSILGNGKHLDTSGSTSSSSEVGGYSIMQADNVAKVEELLKENPHLKMGDGFHIEIHEKMPLPKC; from the coding sequence ATGACAGAATTTATTGTGCTCTATAATGCACCAAAATCTGCACAAGATAAATGCAAAGACATGAGTCCTGATGAGATGTCAAAAATGATGGAAGCCTGGATGAAGTGGGCTGAAAATTGTGGTGAACATCTTGTTGACATGGGATCCATACTTGGCAATGGTAAGCATCTTGATACATCAGGTTCTACATCAAGTAGTTCTGAGGTTGGAGGATACTCCATTATGCAAGCAGATAATGTGGCAAAAGTAGAAGAACTACTCAAAGAAAATCCACATCTTAAAATGGGTGATGGATTTCATATTGAGATTCATGAAAAAATGCCTCTTCCAAAATGTTAA
- a CDS encoding TfoX/Sxy family protein: MAKKYLDSLVELMRKIDSSKFKNIDLKCKHFFSGAAVYANGKICITLTPAGFAMKLPEKYRDKLLKNKDAKPLHYFPGSPVKKEYVVLPKDIKNNLRSLRYWVKISVEYVTSLPM, translated from the coding sequence ATGGCCAAAAAATATCTGGATTCTCTCGTAGAATTAATGAGAAAAATTGATTCATCTAAATTCAAAAATATTGATCTAAAATGTAAGCATTTCTTTAGCGGTGCAGCTGTTTATGCAAATGGAAAAATTTGCATAACTCTAACTCCAGCTGGGTTTGCGATGAAATTGCCTGAAAAGTATAGAGATAAACTATTGAAAAATAAAGATGCCAAGCCTCTTCATTATTTTCCAGGATCTCCAGTTAAGAAAGAGTATGTAGTATTACCTAAAGATATTAAAAATAATTTGAGATCATTACGATATTGGGTTAAAATCAGTGTTGAATATGTGACCTCTCTTCCAATGTAG
- a CDS encoding DNA/RNA non-specific endonuclease codes for MVSSSNYKKTDKKNKDKSKIMMKKLRSFIRTEGSKYLKDGNVSSIGIGYQIKDGKPTKEIAIQFTVKKKATTDMLESLNTTLLPESIKIGNIDVPTNVIEREFKADYRLVQEAITPDRKKRLDPILSGASVANVNETAGTIGCIVYDKFDGTPCILTNWHVLQGSKGKIGDEIVQPGPFDDNRTHLNRLGKLVRSHLGLAGDCAIATIEDRNFSSEIIDIPTTVEKLGEPELGDKVIKSGRTTGVTHGIVTRVDTISKLDYGGSVGEQNIGGFEIGLDPDYTPDNGEVSMGGDSGSVWIFKTNSGSLTNVMAGLHFAGEGQGNPMEYAIACYPNSIFKKLEISLQPPSDTQRVSGTGYDENFLSTQIPLPKLTPSNRKKMYKENGSEVIDYTHFSLALNKSRKFAFWVAWNIDGMNIRKVSRKGILFVLDSNIPNEFQIGNQLYVDNKLDRGHIARRADLVWGNLKEAKKANKDSFYFTNIVPQMDDFNRSSSGGLWGNLENAVFEDTDVEDLRVSVFGGPIFRDIDREYRGIKIPLDFWKVIAFVEDGKLKAKGFVLTQNLDELEALELDEFKVFQVALTEIEDRTGVKFSSKLKSVDSVGENLSHEPEVLSKRKPLESSRDIDWS; via the coding sequence ATGGTCAGTAGTTCAAATTATAAAAAAACTGACAAAAAAAATAAAGATAAATCTAAAATCATGATGAAAAAATTACGTTCCTTTATCAGAACTGAAGGCAGTAAATATCTAAAAGATGGCAATGTATCCTCAATTGGAATTGGTTATCAGATTAAAGATGGGAAACCAACTAAGGAAATTGCAATTCAATTTACCGTTAAGAAAAAAGCTACAACGGATATGCTTGAAAGTCTAAATACTACTTTACTACCTGAATCAATTAAAATTGGAAACATCGATGTACCTACAAATGTAATTGAGAGAGAATTCAAAGCAGATTATCGTCTTGTACAAGAAGCAATAACACCTGATAGAAAAAAACGATTAGATCCAATACTTTCTGGAGCTAGTGTAGCAAATGTAAATGAAACAGCTGGAACAATTGGATGTATTGTCTATGATAAATTTGATGGAACTCCATGCATTCTTACAAATTGGCATGTGCTTCAAGGGTCTAAAGGAAAAATTGGGGATGAGATTGTTCAACCAGGACCTTTTGATGATAATCGAACTCATTTGAATCGACTTGGGAAACTTGTCAGATCTCATTTAGGATTAGCAGGTGATTGTGCTATTGCAACAATTGAAGATCGTAATTTCAGCAGTGAAATAATTGATATTCCGACAACTGTTGAAAAACTGGGAGAACCAGAATTGGGTGACAAAGTCATTAAAAGTGGAAGAACTACTGGTGTGACTCATGGAATAGTAACTCGTGTTGATACAATATCAAAACTTGATTATGGTGGTTCTGTTGGAGAACAAAATATTGGTGGTTTTGAGATAGGTCTTGACCCTGATTATACTCCTGATAATGGAGAAGTAAGCATGGGCGGTGATTCTGGTTCTGTTTGGATTTTTAAGACAAATTCAGGCTCACTAACCAATGTTATGGCAGGCCTACATTTTGCAGGAGAAGGACAAGGGAATCCTATGGAATATGCAATAGCTTGTTATCCAAATTCAATTTTTAAGAAACTTGAAATTTCTTTGCAACCCCCTTCTGATACTCAACGTGTAAGTGGTACTGGATATGATGAAAATTTTCTCTCTACTCAAATCCCTCTTCCCAAATTAACTCCTTCAAACAGGAAAAAAATGTACAAAGAAAATGGAAGTGAAGTAATTGATTACACACACTTTTCATTGGCCCTTAACAAATCAAGAAAGTTTGCATTTTGGGTAGCTTGGAACATTGATGGGATGAATATAAGAAAAGTCAGTCGAAAGGGAATATTATTTGTATTGGATTCAAATATTCCAAATGAGTTTCAAATTGGAAATCAACTTTATGTAGATAACAAATTAGATAGAGGCCACATCGCACGTCGTGCAGATTTAGTATGGGGTAATCTTAAAGAAGCTAAAAAAGCGAATAAGGATTCATTTTATTTTACAAATATAGTTCCACAAATGGATGATTTCAACCGCTCTAGTAGTGGGGGATTATGGGGAAATCTTGAAAATGCAGTTTTTGAGGATACTGATGTTGAAGATCTACGTGTAAGTGTATTTGGCGGACCAATTTTTCGGGATATTGATCGAGAATATAGGGGAATAAAAATCCCACTTGATTTTTGGAAAGTAATTGCTTTTGTGGAAGATGGTAAGCTAAAAGCAAAGGGATTTGTTCTTACTCAGAACTTGGATGAACTTGAGGCACTCGAACTAGATGAATTCAAAGTATTCCAAGTTGCTCTCACCGAAATCGAAGACAGGACGGGGGTAAAATTCTCATCGAAGCTTAAATCTGTTGATTCAGTAGGAGAGAATCTTTCTCATGAACCTGAAGTCTTGAGCAAACGTAAACCATTAGAATCATCCAGAGATATTGATTGGTCATAA
- a CDS encoding metal ABC transporter substrate-binding protein gives MNKQSKMAIIAIAVVIPLVSLFVWSSDPNNNLQESSVETKGEKIQILASFYPLYEFTKEVGKDKVDVSVLVSPGVEPHDWEPTVKDIQKMQNADLVIINGLGFEQWVKDVSTINQQVKMVDTSFGITPIRTNSDSTDESELNFDPHIWLNPQTIKIQVINIASALKEADPENSEYYTDNTKQYLAKIDSADKEIREELAQCSKKDFIAFHDAFSYFAKEYSLNQHTVVDSLDPFGDPSPRNIENVINTARELDIKIIFTEEFVNPKMSQVIADELGGQVLVLSPLEIQEEGKTFLDRLKENKENLKKTLCD, from the coding sequence GTGAATAAGCAAAGCAAGATGGCAATAATTGCAATTGCGGTAGTAATTCCATTAGTATCGCTTTTTGTTTGGTCAAGCGATCCGAATAACAATCTTCAAGAATCTTCAGTGGAGACAAAAGGAGAAAAAATCCAGATACTTGCATCATTTTATCCATTATACGAATTTACAAAGGAGGTTGGTAAAGACAAAGTTGATGTTTCTGTTTTGGTCTCACCAGGAGTGGAACCACATGATTGGGAACCAACTGTCAAAGACATACAAAAGATGCAAAACGCAGATCTTGTCATAATTAATGGTCTGGGTTTTGAGCAGTGGGTCAAAGATGTCAGTACAATAAATCAGCAAGTAAAAATGGTAGACACTAGTTTTGGAATTACTCCCATCAGAACAAACTCTGACTCAACAGATGAATCTGAACTGAATTTTGATCCTCACATATGGCTAAATCCACAGACCATAAAGATTCAGGTAATCAATATTGCCTCTGCACTAAAAGAGGCTGATCCAGAAAACAGTGAATACTATACTGATAACACCAAACAATATCTGGCAAAAATTGATTCTGCAGATAAAGAGATTAGAGAAGAACTAGCTCAATGCTCAAAGAAGGATTTCATTGCATTTCATGATGCGTTTAGTTATTTTGCAAAAGAATATTCGCTAAACCAGCACACTGTGGTAGATTCACTAGATCCATTTGGAGATCCAAGCCCACGAAATATAGAAAATGTGATAAATACAGCACGGGAGCTTGACATCAAGATTATTTTCACTGAAGAGTTTGTCAATCCAAAAATGTCCCAAGTGATAGCAGATGAATTGGGAGGACAGGTCTTAGTGTTGTCTCCATTGGAAATACAAGAAGAAGGTAAAACATTTCTGGATAGACTAAAGGAAAACAAAGAAAATTTGAAAAAGACATTATGTGATTGA
- a CDS encoding glutamyl-tRNA reductase: protein MSQISFDVMNARVTFKNIPIHTLSKFSFKDVITACQEFKKIPGVEECIIIQSATRVEIFTVSNVESDDSPDARRPEGKTLVLNQIKDTWVSLSSLEQIDIDHFDQTLEVYKGDDVYLNLLRLASGLDALVVGWQNVFDDVVQSLTNAKNAGTSGPILNKLFESVIRLSTRMRDTTGISKDVVSLGDVAVKLVDEKAGLDSKKKVLVIGTGESAATLVKALDKKGISFDVTSRTLERATGFTTILGGTPVDFNDVLTGFDKYDIVFVATTSDYFLITYDRIRLVMEEKTKGTLVLDLSEPRTVDEGITALPGIKLLFRDQIAEIYEESVRTRTGIIPAVEKIIEKELPVLSARMKRLDV from the coding sequence GTGAGTCAAATATCTTTTGATGTAATGAACGCGAGAGTTACTTTCAAAAATATTCCTATACACACATTATCAAAATTTTCTTTTAAAGATGTCATTACAGCATGTCAAGAATTTAAAAAAATCCCTGGTGTTGAAGAATGTATAATTATTCAATCTGCAACTAGAGTGGAAATCTTTACAGTTAGTAATGTTGAATCTGATGATTCTCCCGATGCAAGAAGACCCGAAGGTAAAACCCTCGTGTTAAATCAAATTAAAGATACTTGGGTATCTTTATCATCACTAGAGCAAATTGATATTGATCATTTTGATCAAACTCTAGAAGTTTACAAAGGTGATGATGTTTATCTCAATCTTTTAAGATTGGCCTCGGGATTAGATGCTTTAGTTGTTGGATGGCAAAATGTTTTTGATGATGTTGTTCAATCATTAACAAATGCAAAAAATGCAGGAACATCTGGTCCAATTCTAAATAAATTATTTGAGAGCGTGATTAGATTATCTACTAGAATGAGGGATACAACAGGAATTTCAAAAGATGTTGTCTCACTTGGGGATGTTGCAGTAAAACTTGTGGATGAAAAAGCAGGCCTTGATTCTAAGAAAAAAGTTTTAGTAATTGGAACTGGTGAATCTGCAGCAACACTTGTAAAAGCTTTAGATAAAAAAGGTATCTCATTTGATGTCACTAGTCGAACTCTTGAACGTGCAACTGGTTTTACAACCATTCTTGGTGGAACTCCTGTAGATTTTAATGATGTTTTGACAGGATTTGACAAGTATGATATTGTTTTTGTCGCAACCACCTCTGATTATTTCTTAATTACGTATGATAGAATTAGACTAGTAATGGAAGAAAAGACAAAGGGTACACTCGTTTTAGATTTATCTGAACCTAGAACTGTAGATGAAGGAATTACCGCTCTTCCTGGAATCAAATTATTGTTCAGAGATCAAATAGCAGAAATTTATGAAGAAAGTGTAAGAACTCGAACAGGTATTATTCCTGCAGTTGAGAAAATTATTGAAAAAGAACTTCCTGTTTTATCTGCTAGAATGAAAAGATTGGATGTTTAA
- a CDS encoding inositol monophosphatase family protein, with the protein MEVIEILREASNRIYENVKDLAGTEHAAGDFGRGAGGDISRNIDIVAEKTVLDYLKEINFECIVLGEECGRVELSDNSKGYVIMDAIDGSANAVRGVPFFCSSLAFATENKLSSITDGVITNLVNGEMYWASKNKGSFFNEQRIKVHDNDPIYKIVGINISGATEDLVRRFLPIFEKHNHLRHFGANALEMAFFARGLVDIFIDLRDKIRIQDIAAGYLIVKEAGGLLLDADLNPLDSDLSYETRVSFIAAANKKILDEIMSQIDQ; encoded by the coding sequence GTGGAAGTAATAGAAATTCTTCGAGAAGCATCAAATAGAATTTATGAAAACGTAAAGGATCTTGCAGGAACTGAACATGCCGCGGGAGACTTTGGCAGAGGAGCAGGAGGAGATATTTCAAGAAACATAGACATTGTTGCTGAAAAAACAGTTTTAGATTATCTTAAAGAAATTAATTTTGAGTGTATTGTTTTAGGTGAAGAATGTGGACGTGTTGAATTATCAGATAATTCTAAAGGATACGTGATAATGGATGCAATTGACGGTTCTGCTAATGCTGTAAGAGGAGTTCCTTTTTTCTGTAGTTCCTTAGCATTTGCAACAGAAAATAAACTCAGTTCAATCACAGATGGAGTAATTACAAATCTAGTAAATGGGGAAATGTATTGGGCTTCAAAAAATAAAGGTTCATTTTTCAATGAACAACGAATTAAAGTACATGATAATGATCCAATCTACAAGATAGTAGGAATCAACATTTCAGGTGCAACAGAGGATTTGGTTAGACGATTTCTTCCAATTTTTGAAAAACACAATCATCTTAGACATTTTGGAGCAAATGCTCTAGAAATGGCATTTTTTGCAAGAGGGTTAGTGGATATTTTTATTGACTTGAGGGACAAAATTAGAATTCAAGATATTGCAGCAGGTTATCTAATTGTCAAAGAAGCTGGGGGATTATTATTAGATGCAGATTTGAATCCGCTTGATTCAGATCTTAGTTATGAAACAAGAGTTTCTTTCATTGCTGCAGCAAACAAGAAAATTCTCGATGAGATAATGTCACAAATCGATCAATAA
- a CDS encoding DUF1059 domain-containing protein, whose translation MAQLKCRDYGFECDFVADGEMEQVIEDFRTHTDDEHGIDYSKEAIMQFLLRKQGL comes from the coding sequence ATGGCACAACTAAAATGCAGAGATTACGGTTTTGAGTGTGATTTTGTTGCAGATGGTGAAATGGAACAAGTAATTGAAGATTTTAGAACCCATACTGATGATGAACATGGAATAGATTATTCTAAAGAAGCCATAATGCAATTTCTCTTAAGAAAACAAGGTTTGTAG
- a CDS encoding acyl-CoA carboxylase subunit beta, translated as MHSEKIERYSKNNNTAFQGGGQDRIKAQHDKGKLTARERIDLLLDEGTFTEIDPLTTHHYHEYDMQKKKFFTDGVVGGYGNVNGRQIFVFAYDFTVLGGTLSQMGAKKITKLMDHAVRTGCPIIGIMDSGGARIQEGIMSLDGFADIFYHNQLASGVIPQITASIGPSAGGSVYSPAMTDFVIMVEKVGTMFVTGPDVVKTVLGEEISFDELGGAMTHGSKSGVAHFVAQNEYECMDYIKKLISYLPQNNTEAPPKTKTDDDPNRMDHNLINIIPENPLQPYDMKEIINSIVDNHEFFEVHELFAPNVIVGYGRMDGQVVGIVANQPIHLAGALDIDSSNKAARFIRFCDAFNIPIITLVDTPGYMPGSNQEHNGIIRHGSKLLYAYCEATVPRITLVIGKAYGGAYIAMGSKNLRTDINYAWPTARCAVLGGEAAVKIMYRKELDGADDPEALKKQLIDEFAEKFENPYVAASHGTVDNVIDPAETRPMLIKALHMLASKREKQLPRKHGNINL; from the coding sequence ATGCATTCTGAAAAGATTGAGCGATATTCTAAAAATAATAACACAGCATTTCAAGGAGGTGGACAAGACAGAATTAAGGCTCAACATGATAAGGGCAAATTAACTGCTCGTGAAAGAATAGATCTTTTACTTGATGAAGGTACTTTTACTGAAATTGATCCGTTAACCACACATCACTATCATGAATATGATATGCAGAAAAAGAAATTTTTCACTGATGGTGTGGTTGGTGGTTATGGAAATGTAAATGGTAGACAAATCTTCGTCTTTGCTTATGACTTTACTGTTCTTGGTGGAACACTAAGTCAGATGGGGGCCAAAAAAATTACTAAACTAATGGATCATGCAGTAAGAACTGGCTGTCCAATTATTGGTATTATGGATTCTGGTGGTGCAAGAATTCAAGAAGGAATTATGAGTCTTGATGGGTTTGCAGATATCTTTTATCATAATCAATTAGCTTCAGGAGTTATTCCTCAAATTACTGCAAGTATTGGTCCTTCGGCAGGTGGTTCTGTGTATTCTCCTGCAATGACTGACTTTGTAATTATGGTAGAAAAAGTTGGAACCATGTTTGTTACGGGACCTGATGTCGTTAAAACAGTTCTAGGTGAAGAAATCTCATTTGATGAACTTGGTGGAGCCATGACACATGGTTCTAAAAGTGGTGTTGCACATTTTGTTGCACAAAATGAATACGAGTGTATGGATTATATCAAAAAATTAATCTCTTATCTTCCTCAAAATAATACCGAAGCACCTCCTAAAACCAAAACTGACGATGATCCAAATAGAATGGATCATAATTTAATTAACATCATTCCAGAAAATCCCCTACAACCATATGACATGAAAGAAATAATTAATTCAATTGTAGATAATCATGAATTCTTTGAAGTACATGAGCTGTTTGCACCCAATGTTATAGTAGGTTATGGAAGAATGGATGGTCAAGTTGTAGGAATTGTTGCAAATCAGCCAATACATCTTGCAGGTGCACTTGATATTGACTCATCAAACAAAGCAGCAAGATTTATTCGATTTTGTGATGCATTTAACATTCCAATAATTACTCTAGTTGATACTCCAGGATATATGCCGGGATCTAATCAAGAACACAATGGAATCATTCGACATGGAAGTAAGTTGTTATATGCATACTGTGAAGCAACTGTTCCAAGAATTACTTTAGTTATTGGAAAAGCATATGGTGGTGCATACATTGCAATGGGAAGTAAAAATCTAAGAACTGATATTAATTATGCATGGCCAACTGCAAGATGTGCAGTTTTGGGAGGGGAGGCTGCAGTCAAAATCATGTATAGAAAAGAACTTGATGGCGCCGATGATCCTGAAGCGCTAAAAAAACAATTAATCGATGAATTTGCTGAAAAATTTGAAAATCCATACGTAGCAGCATCACATGGTACTGTAGATAACGTAATTGATCCAGCTGAAACAAGACCTATGCTTATCAAAGCATTACATATGCTTGCAAGCAAGAGAGAAAAACAACTACCAAGAAAACACGGAAACATCAATTTGTGA
- a CDS encoding AAA family ATPase: MWSEKYRPQIISDMVGNEEPRAVIMEWFAKWKKGTKPLLLVGPPGIGKTTIAYLVAKQFGYDMIGLNASDVRSKSRINEILMPVLGNVSVLGTPMIFVDEVDGIHGRGDYGGASALVDILKEPTVPIVLAANSDASDKMKSIKKVVKTISFKRIPPRLLRVYLENILKKENAKLSPGSLIKVIDKSKGDIRSMINFTQSLVTGFNPQTETTFENINVEDGVNAFFKANSIEEARIVLYSMRIDPREKINAFYSSIITSNLDNSSLAKYLETMSNADMLFGKIMKTQNWRLLRYLNDILIKLYQNDDRIRYAQYNLSWPLLNRIRWDGAKIKSLSSVMAKKLHMSSSAFVTLCLPFVLFCIKNKTLELELEETFGDIIEKEIELIQ, translated from the coding sequence ATGTGGTCTGAAAAATATCGACCTCAGATTATTTCTGATATGGTAGGAAATGAAGAGCCAAGAGCAGTAATAATGGAATGGTTTGCAAAATGGAAAAAAGGCACTAAACCTCTTCTTCTAGTTGGTCCTCCAGGTATTGGAAAAACCACCATTGCTTATCTTGTGGCCAAACAATTTGGATATGATATGATTGGTCTAAATGCCAGTGATGTTAGAAGCAAATCTAGAATAAATGAAATTCTTATGCCTGTTTTGGGTAATGTAAGTGTCTTAGGAACTCCAATGATTTTCGTCGATGAAGTTGATGGAATTCATGGGCGAGGTGATTATGGTGGTGCTTCAGCACTTGTTGATATTCTAAAAGAACCTACAGTACCAATAGTTCTTGCAGCAAATAGTGATGCATCAGATAAAATGAAAAGTATCAAAAAAGTAGTCAAAACCATATCGTTTAAAAGAATTCCTCCTAGATTACTTCGAGTTTATCTTGAAAATATCTTGAAAAAAGAAAACGCAAAACTAAGTCCTGGTTCATTAATCAAAGTGATTGATAAATCTAAAGGAGATATTCGTTCAATGATTAATTTCACTCAATCTTTAGTTACTGGATTTAATCCACAAACGGAAACAACTTTTGAAAATATTAATGTTGAAGATGGCGTTAATGCTTTCTTCAAAGCAAATTCAATTGAAGAAGCTAGAATTGTTTTGTATTCTATGCGGATTGATCCTCGAGAAAAAATTAATGCATTCTATTCAAGTATTATTACCAGTAATTTAGATAATTCAAGTCTTGCAAAATATTTAGAAACTATGTCTAATGCTGACATGCTTTTTGGAAAAATTATGAAAACTCAGAACTGGAGACTTTTACGTTACCTAAATGATATTTTAATTAAATTATATCAAAATGATGATCGAATTAGATATGCACAATACAATCTCTCATGGCCATTACTCAATAGAATTCGTTGGGATGGTGCAAAAATCAAATCATTGTCATCTGTAATGGCAAAAAAATTACATATGTCTTCAAGTGCTTTTGTAACTTTATGTTTGCCATTTGTTTTGTTTTGCATTAAAAATAAAACTCTGGAATTAGAGTTAGAGGAAACCTTTGGTGATATTATTGAAAAGGAGATTGAGCTAATTCAATGA
- a CDS encoding winged helix-turn-helix transcriptional regulator → MAQEFVAPKEVKSCPVDNTFRIIGKKFTVQIVRDMYLRKQSRFNEFLSSVDGINSNTLAVRLKEMEKGKLITKKILSKTPLRIEYALTNKGSDLIPVLEQMAAFSLKHEPQIYFDKKTRSFQEVCGRNPASL, encoded by the coding sequence TTGGCTCAAGAATTCGTTGCACCAAAAGAAGTGAAAAGTTGTCCAGTTGATAATACATTTAGAATTATTGGTAAAAAATTCACAGTTCAAATTGTTCGAGATATGTATTTGAGAAAACAATCAAGATTCAACGAATTCTTATCATCTGTAGATGGAATAAATTCCAATACTCTTGCTGTCAGACTTAAAGAAATGGAAAAAGGAAAACTGATTACCAAAAAAATATTATCCAAAACTCCACTTAGAATAGAATATGCCTTAACTAACAAAGGATCTGATCTTATTCCAGTATTAGAACAGATGGCAGCTTTTTCATTAAAGCATGAACCTCAAATTTACTTTGATAAAAAAACTCGTAGCTTTCAAGAAGTTTGTGGACGAAATCCAGCCTCACTTTAA